In one Candidatus Peribacter riflensis genomic region, the following are encoded:
- a CDS encoding group 1 glycosyl transferase, protein MKQKVVLLSAFLTPFRSGAEACAEEIAHRLWERFDITIVTARLTKKLPDDDPFRGQAKVVRVGFGHRIDKWLFPFLAPFAVRRAQPQVIHAVLESFAGLAMVFSKMLLPGAKAILTCQSTNTSFLVGLMHRRADRVTVISRALFARAQGFGRTDALLIPNGVDAPAIEQARLHEKKVPGRLLFVGRLEPMKGVDTLLRALARLLSAAPGPFHDGGKDILDHLHLRIVGRGSQEKELQRLAAELGIAERVTFVGFLPPYRVYDEYAQAQIFCGLSRSEALGNVFLEAQAAGCAVIATRTGGIPDIVEDGRTGLLVPPDDAEAAAKALLTLLSDQRQWALLAEAGMAHARTYDWGGIVGRYEETYKSLL, encoded by the coding sequence ATGAAGCAGAAAGTCGTTTTGCTCTCGGCATTTCTCACGCCCTTCAGGAGCGGAGCGGAAGCGTGTGCGGAAGAAATCGCCCACCGTCTGTGGGAGCGTTTCGACATCACGATCGTCACGGCGAGACTCACGAAGAAACTTCCCGATGACGATCCGTTCCGCGGGCAGGCCAAAGTGGTGCGCGTGGGGTTTGGGCACCGTATCGATAAGTGGCTGTTCCCGTTCCTCGCGCCGTTCGCGGTCCGCCGTGCGCAGCCACAGGTCATTCACGCGGTACTCGAATCCTTCGCAGGTCTGGCCATGGTTTTTTCGAAAATGCTCCTTCCGGGCGCAAAAGCCATTCTGACCTGTCAGAGCACCAACACCTCGTTCCTCGTCGGGCTCATGCACCGGAGGGCCGACCGTGTGACGGTGATCAGTCGCGCGCTCTTCGCCCGTGCGCAGGGCTTCGGCAGGACCGATGCACTTCTCATTCCCAATGGCGTGGATGCTCCGGCGATCGAACAGGCCCGCCTGCACGAGAAGAAAGTGCCGGGACGTCTGCTCTTCGTGGGCCGGCTGGAACCGATGAAGGGCGTCGATACCCTGCTGCGCGCACTGGCGCGTCTGCTGTCGGCAGCGCCGGGACCTTTTCATGACGGAGGAAAGGACATCCTGGATCATCTGCACTTGCGGATCGTCGGTCGGGGATCGCAGGAGAAAGAATTACAGCGTCTTGCCGCCGAGCTGGGGATTGCGGAGCGCGTCACGTTCGTCGGATTCCTCCCTCCGTATCGGGTGTATGACGAGTACGCACAGGCACAGATCTTCTGCGGCCTCTCGCGGAGCGAGGCGCTGGGCAATGTGTTCCTCGAGGCGCAGGCTGCGGGATGCGCGGTGATCGCCACGCGCACGGGCGGGATCCCCGATATCGTGGAAGACGGCCGTACGGGTCTGCTCGTTCCTCCGGATGACGCCGAGGCGGCGGCCAAGGCTCTGCTCACCCTTCTCTCGGATCAGCGGCAGTGGGCCCTGCTCGCAGAGGCGGGCATGGCGCATGCGCGCACGTACGACTGGGGCGGAATCGTAGGGCGGTACGAAGAGACCTATAAGTCATTGCTGTAG
- a CDS encoding NAD dependent epimerase/dehydratase family: MKRVLLTGIDGFIGHHFAEGILKKHPDWKLIGLSKIDSASTLHRLTDIALWSKQFAGRVEFVYHDLRAPVNPYVANRIGPVNYIFHLAASTHVDRSIEYPMEFVMDNVVGTGNLLDYARTLDGLELFSYFSTDEVFGPAPEGVAYKEWDRYKASNPYAATKAGGEELAYSYFNTFGLPVVITHTMNVFGERQHPEKFIPKVINAALHGERLFVHSDPSRTKAGTRFYVHARNVAAAMLFLIEQHEKGFPVLGDKFNIVGEKEVDNLTLAQFIAKTVGKELKYELVDFHSSRPGHDLRYALDGTKLREMGFQYPKTFEQSLEKTVQWYVEHPDWLLADFSKAQFAKEAQAFASASLLKRTVKGAAGQEERGVSSEH, from the coding sequence ATGAAGCGCGTCCTCCTGACCGGCATCGATGGCTTCATCGGCCACCACTTTGCCGAGGGCATCTTGAAAAAGCACCCCGACTGGAAGCTCATTGGCTTGAGCAAGATCGACTCGGCTTCGACGCTTCATCGGCTCACAGACATTGCTCTCTGGAGCAAGCAATTCGCCGGACGGGTGGAGTTCGTCTACCACGATCTGAGAGCGCCGGTGAACCCATATGTCGCGAACCGCATCGGTCCGGTGAATTACATCTTCCACCTTGCGGCATCGACTCACGTTGACCGCTCGATCGAATACCCGATGGAATTCGTGATGGATAACGTCGTCGGGACGGGAAACCTGCTCGACTACGCGCGCACGTTGGATGGTCTCGAGCTTTTCAGCTACTTCTCGACCGACGAGGTCTTCGGCCCGGCACCGGAAGGGGTCGCCTACAAGGAGTGGGATCGCTACAAGGCCTCGAACCCGTACGCCGCCACCAAAGCCGGCGGTGAGGAGCTGGCCTACAGTTACTTCAACACTTTTGGGCTCCCCGTCGTCATCACGCACACCATGAATGTGTTCGGCGAGCGGCAGCATCCCGAAAAGTTTATTCCCAAAGTCATCAATGCCGCCCTGCATGGCGAGCGGCTGTTCGTGCACTCCGATCCCAGCCGCACCAAAGCGGGAACACGCTTCTACGTGCATGCGCGCAACGTTGCGGCGGCCATGCTCTTCCTCATCGAGCAGCACGAAAAGGGGTTCCCGGTGCTCGGAGACAAATTCAACATCGTGGGCGAGAAAGAAGTGGATAACCTCACGCTCGCGCAGTTCATCGCGAAGACGGTCGGCAAAGAGCTCAAGTATGAATTGGTTGATTTCCACTCGAGCCGTCCCGGGCACGATCTGCGGTATGCACTCGACGGAACAAAATTGAGAGAGATGGGATTCCAGTACCCCAAGACGTTTGAGCAGAGCTTAGAGAAGACTGTGCAGTGGTACGTCGAGCACCCAGACTGGCTGCTTGCGGATTTCAGCAAGGCGCAGTTCGCCAAAGAGGCCCAGGCATTCGCGAGTGCATCCCTTCTAAAACGGACAGTGAAGGGAGCAGCGGGACAGGAGGAGCGAGGAGTATCAAGCGAACATTAA
- a CDS encoding glucosyltransferase, translating into MEIVLATGIYPPDIGGPATYVHALAEQLKSAGHVVTVVTYGTQDLGLRTKDLGNGWGVLVVSKSGGPLLRWWRYAQTLRKVAADADIIEAFSSVSVGVPLMFARLKKPKKVLRLGGDFFWERYTDRGGGKNLKEWYASVPRSKFITQKILASFDHVVFSTDFQKTLYRAQYRLPGHSVIQNALPAGTPVLHAAHAPFRLLFMGRFVAFKNLPILLRALTFLPQCSLTFVGDGPVAAALHLLVQELSLAGRVSFLPPQSGAAKARTMADADLLVLPSITELSPNVALEARAQGLPVLLTRGTGFGEMLTRGMVLRDVKTPEQLAQAIADVRSRYTEIAETAALPPPMRGWDTVAREHLQLFQSL; encoded by the coding sequence ATGGAGATCGTTCTCGCTACGGGCATTTATCCCCCTGACATCGGCGGCCCCGCCACGTATGTCCACGCACTGGCGGAGCAGCTCAAGAGCGCCGGGCATGTGGTGACGGTGGTGACGTATGGAACGCAGGACTTAGGGCTTAGGACTAAGGACTTAGGAAATGGTTGGGGTGTTTTGGTTGTGTCCAAGAGCGGAGGTCCGCTGCTCCGGTGGTGGAGGTACGCGCAAACGCTCCGGAAGGTCGCGGCTGATGCCGATATCATCGAGGCATTTTCGTCGGTGAGTGTGGGGGTTCCACTGATGTTTGCGCGGCTCAAGAAGCCGAAGAAAGTGCTGCGGCTCGGAGGGGATTTCTTCTGGGAGCGGTACACGGATCGCGGCGGCGGGAAGAACTTGAAGGAGTGGTATGCATCTGTGCCGCGATCCAAGTTCATCACGCAGAAGATTCTTGCTTCATTCGATCATGTCGTCTTCTCCACTGACTTCCAGAAGACGCTCTACCGTGCGCAGTATCGACTGCCGGGGCACTCGGTGATCCAGAACGCGCTGCCCGCCGGCACGCCGGTCCTGCATGCGGCACACGCTCCTTTCCGTCTGCTCTTCATGGGGCGTTTCGTGGCATTTAAGAATCTTCCTATCCTCCTGCGCGCGCTCACATTTCTGCCGCAGTGTTCCCTCACGTTCGTGGGTGATGGTCCCGTGGCAGCTGCCCTGCACCTACTCGTGCAGGAGCTGTCCCTGGCCGGTCGCGTGTCATTCCTCCCTCCACAGAGTGGAGCGGCCAAGGCACGTACGATGGCTGATGCCGATCTTCTCGTGCTGCCATCGATTACGGAGCTGAGCCCCAATGTCGCCCTCGAGGCCCGGGCTCAGGGATTGCCGGTACTGCTCACGCGCGGAACCGGGTTCGGCGAAATGCTCACGCGCGGCATGGTTCTGCGTGATGTAAAGACTCCGGAACAGCTGGCACAGGCGATTGCCGACGTGCGTTCCCGCTACACGGAGATTGCAGAGACCGCGGCCCTGCCCCCTCCGATGCGCGGATGGGATACTGTCGCCCGTGAACATCTTCAACTCTTCCAAAGCCTATGA
- a CDS encoding group 1 glycosyl transferase, with protein MVSTVKLAELWQRLGYRVVVACMGSKTGTEVVSPSLTIYRKKDFFIPDPWNYGIAFGFTGLVRRLVRQECPDFIVINKILFWTSLVAIPLALTGRRPIVLTDTFVGITWWPRGLLPKIGAALYAWTLGWLILLCAKHIVLFHPQPERLLKRLCIAHKTEVIPTGIDAAAFFPSPQPSPNGRGGNLTVTYIGRLESVKGVEDFLAAATSIRRDFPGTRVQTVGWYKPDHPLVRQYAGAVEFTGLRHDIPEVLRSTDIFVLPSYSEGLSNALMEAMASGCACVASDVGGNRFLIQNGVSGFLFPAGDREALASHLRRLIEDPAKRRTLAEAARKRIEEQFDWKKVGEQYRHLFAAQQ; from the coding sequence ATGGTGAGTACGGTGAAACTGGCAGAGTTGTGGCAGCGGCTTGGATACCGGGTCGTTGTGGCCTGTATGGGATCCAAGACCGGGACGGAAGTGGTCAGTCCTTCGCTCACGATTTACCGTAAGAAAGATTTTTTCATCCCTGATCCGTGGAACTACGGCATTGCATTCGGATTTACGGGCCTCGTCCGCCGCTTGGTCCGGCAGGAATGTCCTGATTTCATCGTGATCAACAAGATCCTCTTCTGGACATCGCTCGTGGCGATCCCGCTCGCGCTCACGGGCAGGCGGCCGATTGTTCTCACTGATACGTTCGTCGGCATCACGTGGTGGCCGCGTGGTCTTCTGCCGAAAATCGGGGCTGCTCTCTACGCATGGACGCTCGGGTGGCTTATCCTCCTCTGCGCCAAGCACATTGTGCTCTTCCATCCGCAGCCGGAACGGCTCTTAAAGCGGCTCTGCATCGCACACAAGACGGAAGTCATTCCCACGGGGATTGATGCTGCAGCATTCTTCCCCTCTCCCCAACCCTCTCCCAATGGGAGAGGGGGGAACCTCACCGTGACCTATATCGGACGGTTGGAGTCTGTAAAGGGAGTAGAAGATTTTCTTGCCGCCGCAACTTCTATCCGTCGCGATTTTCCCGGTACGCGTGTTCAAACGGTCGGCTGGTACAAGCCAGATCATCCGCTCGTGCGGCAGTACGCGGGAGCAGTGGAATTCACGGGGCTGCGGCACGACATTCCCGAGGTGCTCCGGTCCACGGATATTTTTGTGCTGCCCAGCTACAGCGAGGGACTCAGCAACGCGCTCATGGAGGCCATGGCCAGCGGGTGCGCGTGCGTTGCGAGCGACGTGGGCGGCAACCGGTTCCTCATCCAGAACGGTGTTTCGGGGTTCCTCTTCCCGGCGGGGGATCGGGAGGCTCTCGCGAGTCATCTTCGGCGTCTGATCGAAGATCCCGCGAAGCGCCGCACTCTTGCAGAGGCTGCACGGAAGCGCATTGAAGAACAATTCGACTGGAAGAAAGTGGGGGAGCAGTATCGTCACCTGTTCGCCGCTCAACAATGA
- a CDS encoding glycosyl transferase, group 1 — protein sequence MKLLMISGDRSILRGKRCAFWYTLQELRQHWDRIDIICPHVRRVETGVEERNFVPVRDGGGEVHFHPSPHGLWYQPLWIVREGKKLWKEQHHDVMTVHEYPPFYNGVGARWLSRVTGLPYVLEVHHIVGYPHASSVGEWIGCLLSRLLLPLHARLAPGVRVVNEAVREILLSWGARPEKVRVVPSFYLDRALLTKNVRPPISYDISFCGRLVRNKQLAALITAVSDIPEVRLLVIGDGPERKRCEQLAKTLGMGERVTFLGWLPTAEDVVGAVLTARIFVMNSLSEGGPRSALEAMGMGMPVIATPVGVMPEVIEDGVNGIFTDGSKGDLRRKIMRLIADDAARERLGAEARKILDRFDRVFLIRQYAEFLKSVAAPRP from the coding sequence ATGAAACTTCTCATGATTTCCGGGGACCGTTCCATTCTCCGCGGCAAGCGGTGTGCATTTTGGTACACGCTGCAGGAACTGCGGCAGCACTGGGACCGGATCGACATCATCTGCCCGCATGTCCGGCGCGTCGAAACGGGTGTGGAAGAAAGGAATTTCGTGCCGGTCAGGGATGGTGGCGGCGAGGTGCATTTTCATCCTTCCCCGCACGGGCTCTGGTATCAGCCCTTGTGGATCGTGCGCGAGGGCAAGAAGCTCTGGAAGGAGCAGCACCACGACGTGATGACCGTGCATGAGTATCCGCCGTTCTACAATGGGGTGGGTGCCCGATGGCTTTCGCGTGTAACGGGGCTCCCGTACGTGCTCGAGGTTCACCATATCGTGGGCTATCCGCATGCTTCTTCCGTGGGCGAATGGATCGGATGTCTGCTCTCGCGGCTCCTGTTGCCCCTGCATGCCCGGTTGGCCCCCGGTGTGCGCGTCGTGAACGAGGCCGTAAGAGAGATCTTGCTCTCGTGGGGTGCACGGCCGGAGAAGGTACGCGTTGTCCCCTCGTTCTACCTCGATCGTGCTCTCCTCACAAAGAACGTGCGCCCTCCCATTTCGTACGACATTTCTTTCTGCGGGAGATTGGTGCGCAATAAACAACTTGCCGCACTCATCACCGCGGTCTCGGATATTCCGGAGGTGCGCCTGCTCGTCATCGGCGACGGCCCGGAGCGCAAGCGATGTGAGCAGCTGGCAAAGACACTCGGCATGGGTGAACGCGTCACATTCTTGGGGTGGCTCCCCACAGCAGAAGATGTCGTCGGAGCTGTGCTCACGGCCCGCATCTTCGTTATGAATTCCCTGAGTGAGGGCGGCCCGAGAAGCGCTCTGGAGGCGATGGGAATGGGCATGCCGGTCATTGCCACTCCCGTGGGGGTAATGCCCGAGGTCATTGAAGACGGCGTGAACGGTATCTTCACTGACGGCAGCAAAGGAGACCTGCGGCGCAAGATCATGCGGCTCATCGCAGACGATGCAGCGCGCGAGAGGCTGGGGGCCGAGGCGCGCAAGATTCTTGATCGCTTCGATCGCGTGTTCCTCATCCGGCAGTACGCGGAATTCCTCAAGTCTGTCGCGGCACCACGGCCATGA
- a CDS encoding glycosyl transferase family protein, with protein MDLPRVRVYMPAYEPKKAHIRAAVESVLAQTEKNWTLLINDDASVRESVKSYVQDFLGDPRITFRRNPKNLGIGGNWNECLKNDPPPPLTGEGPGERGLVAFLFHDDLWEPAYLEKMIAALEANPTAGFAATNHMYLKEGEVPAVSFYEELQKFVQQNISPGLHEHRMFLRWWMERGLKPNVIGEPSFVVLRRSLMEKVGPFNASMVQFLDSEYWARCLLNADWVYVPEVLGKFRVHPAGMSAVNEGLGRGVFERFQTLQTVVESLPSEEQAMGNAALTKALSGMIEQYVTRRKQGRNVSGQGGGGLKTFAFRHPIILLRAIAQCCAKK; from the coding sequence ATGGATCTTCCGCGCGTCAGGGTCTATATGCCGGCGTACGAGCCAAAGAAAGCCCACATCCGCGCGGCTGTGGAATCGGTACTGGCTCAGACGGAGAAAAACTGGACCCTGCTCATCAATGATGATGCCTCCGTACGGGAAAGCGTGAAATCGTATGTGCAGGATTTCCTTGGCGATCCCCGCATCACCTTCCGTCGGAACCCAAAGAACCTCGGGATCGGAGGAAACTGGAATGAATGCCTGAAGAATGACCCCCCTCCCCCGCTCACGGGGGAGGGGCCGGGGGAGAGGGGTCTTGTGGCCTTCCTCTTCCACGACGACCTGTGGGAACCAGCCTATCTGGAAAAAATGATTGCCGCGCTCGAGGCAAACCCCACCGCCGGATTCGCCGCGACGAATCACATGTATCTCAAAGAAGGAGAAGTCCCTGCGGTTTCCTTCTACGAGGAACTTCAGAAATTCGTGCAGCAGAATATTTCGCCCGGTCTGCACGAACATCGCATGTTCCTCCGCTGGTGGATGGAACGCGGACTCAAGCCCAATGTCATCGGCGAGCCGAGCTTCGTCGTGCTCAGAAGGTCGCTCATGGAAAAAGTCGGCCCGTTCAATGCCTCCATGGTGCAATTTCTGGATAGTGAGTACTGGGCGCGCTGCCTGCTGAATGCCGATTGGGTCTACGTGCCGGAAGTACTTGGAAAATTCCGCGTGCATCCCGCGGGAATGAGCGCGGTGAACGAGGGACTCGGCCGCGGAGTCTTCGAGCGGTTCCAAACGCTGCAAACCGTGGTCGAGTCTCTGCCGTCGGAGGAACAGGCAATGGGCAATGCAGCCCTGACCAAAGCCCTGAGCGGCATGATCGAGCAGTATGTTACGCGCCGCAAACAGGGCAGAAACGTGAGTGGGCAGGGCGGCGGCGGGCTCAAAACATTTGCCTTCCGCCATCCGATCATCCTCCTACGTGCAATCGCACAGTGTTGTGCCAAAAAATAA